The Coffea arabica cultivar ET-39 chromosome 3c, Coffea Arabica ET-39 HiFi, whole genome shotgun sequence genome contains a region encoding:
- the LOC113736639 gene encoding PTI1-like tyrosine-protein kinase 3: MRRWLCCTCQVEESYPSNENEPFKSPKNHPDGHQRGSKVSAPVMSDQKTIPPIEVPALSLEELKEKTDNFGTKALIGEGSYGRVYYADLESGKAVAVKKLDVSSEPESNVEFLTQVSMVSRLKHENLVELLGYCVEGNLRVLAYEFATMGSLHDILHGRKGVQNAQPGPTLDWITRVRIAVDAARGLEYLHEKVQPAIIHRDIRSSNVLVFEDYKAKIADFNLSNQAPDMAARLHSTRVLGTFGYHAPEYAMTGQLTQKSDVYSFGVVLLELLTGRKPVDHNMPRGQQSLVTWATPRLSEDKVKQCIDPKLKDFPPKGVAKLAAVAALCVQYEAEFRPNMSIVVKALQPLLKSQVPAPEV, translated from the exons ATGCGGAGGTGGCTGTGCTGCACCTGTCAAGTTGAGGAGTCCTACCCATCTAATGAGAATGAGCCCTTTAAAAGCCCAAAGAATCATCCTGATG GGCACCAAAGAGGGTCAAAGGTATCAGCTCCAGTCATGTCAGATCAAAAGACAATACCACCTATTGAGGTGCCTGCTTTGTCTCTAGAAGAGTTGAAGGAGAAAACCGACAATTTTGGAACAAAGGCTTTAATTGGTGAAGGATCCTATGGAAGAGTCTACTATGCAGACCTGGAAAGTGGTAAAGCTGTGGCTGTGAAAAAGCTTGATGTGTCATCTGAGCCAGAATCAAATGTTGAGTTCTTGACGCAG GTTTCTATGGTTTCAAGGCTAAAGCATGAAAATCTTGTTGAGCTTCTTGGATACTGTGTAGAAGGGAATCTTCGTGTATTAGCTTATGAGTTTGCAACGATGGGTTCTTTGCACGACATATTGCATG GCCGTAAAGGGGTGCAAAACGCCCAGCCTGGACCAACACTTGATTGGATTACAAGGGTAAGAATCGCTGTTGATGCTGCCAGAGGACTTGAATATTTGCATGAGAAAGTTCAACCTGCTATAATTCACAGAGATATCAGATCCAGCAACGTGCTTGTATTTGAAGATTACAAAGCAAAGATTGCAGATTTTAACCTTTCAAATCAGGCTCCGGATATGGCTGCTCGTCTTCATTCTACTCGAGTTCTTGGAACATTCGGTTATCATGCACCAGA ATATGCAATGACAGGACAACTGACGCAGAAAAGCGATGTGTATAGCTTTGGGGTGGTTCTCCTTGAGCTATTAACTGGAAGGAAGCCCGTTGATCACAATATGCCTCGTGGACAGCAGtctcttgttacttgg GCAACTCCGAGACTGAGTGAGGACAAAGTTAAACAATGTATAGATCCAAAGCTCAAAGATTTTCCCCCAAAAGGAGTTGCTAAG CTCGCAGCAGTGGCAGCACTCTGTGTGCAGTATGAAGCTGAATTCCGGCCTAATATGAGCATTGTTGTCAAGGCTCTCCAGCCACTCCTGAAATCTCAAGTCCCTGCTCCTGAGGTTTAG